The Methylocaldum marinum genome includes the window CGGAGGGCGAGGGGCTAAACTCCCTTCTGTTGAAGGGTTTTTCCGGCGGACTGTCCACGAAGGAATCGCCGTCCTTAGGTATGCCTCATCGGGAGCCATGTCCGTCCGTGGATTCTTTTTCTCACGGGCCTCAGCTGGCGCTGACCCCGGCGCGCGTTTGATCCCGGTAACGGGAAGCGGCCGAGTGCGCTCGGGGGAGTCGAATGGCATTCCGGGGCAAGGCGGGGATTCAGGTTGTCGGCGGGTTGCGTGATGCGAGCAGCGTTTTGAGGGTGTCGGGATCAATCGGTTTGACCAGATGGTGATCGAAACCTGCCGCTGCGCTTCGCTCCCGGTCTTCGGCTTGTCCATATCCGGTCAAGGCGAAAAGTCCCATAGTGTCTCCGTATTCATTTCGTAAGTGTCGAGCCACCTCATAGCCGCTCATTCCGGGCAGGCCGAGATCGAGCAGAACGATGTCCGGCCGGTAGCTAAGGCACATTTCCACGGCGCAGCGGCCGTCATGGACGACACGTGTTTCATGTCCCCATAGATTGACCAGCAAGGCCATCGAGTCCGCGGCGTCATAGTTGTCATCCACCACCAGAACCCGTAACGGAGCCGGCGCCTCGGAAGCCGGCTGGGTGCCCTCGGGAACGGAGCCCGGTCCGGTTGTTGCGCATAAGAGGGGGAGGTGAACGATGAATTCGCTGCCTTTCCCGTGGCCCTCGCTGCGCGCTTCGACATAGCCCCCGTGCATCTCCACCAGTCGTTTGACCAGCGAGAGTCCTATGCCCAAGCCTCCTCGGGCTCGATCGATGCCCGGATCGACTTGAGAGAACAAGTCGAAGACGCCGGGGAGATCCTCTTCGGCAATTCCGATGCCGCTGTCGCGGACCGAGACCAGCGCCTCATGTTTGCCGTTCTCGACCGTGAGCCAGATGTGTCCGCCTTCGGGAGTGTATTTGTTGGCATTATTGAGAAGATTGTCGAGGACCTGGGTTAACCGCACTTCATCGCCCTCCACGTAGAGAGGGCGCGGCGGCAAGGTCGAGGTGACGGTATGCTGATGCGCCGATGCGCTGGGCCGGTGGTTCTCGACAACGCGAGCGGCCAGGGCCACGACATCGACCGGCAGTTTGTGCAGGTTGATCTTGCCGCGGGTAACCCGCGAGACATCGAGAAGGTCGTCCACCAGGCGAGCCAAATGCTGGGTCTGCCGCTCGATCATCTCGAGCGGGCGTTGACTCTCGGGGAGCAGCGGTACCAGGCGATGCAGAATGTGGACCGCGTTGCGGATCGGCGCCAGCGGATTTCGGAGTTCGTGAGCCAGCATCGCCAGGAATTCGTCCTTGCGGCGGTCGGCCTCCGCGAGTTCGGCCGCGCGGCGGCGCAGCGAGTCTTCCATCCGCTTGTAGTCGCTCAAATCGACGACGAACGCAATCCAGGTAAAGGGTGAGCGTTCCAGCACCGTGGCGCAGAGCAGGATCGGCACCCGAGAGCCGTTCTTGCGGAAGAATTCTTTCTCGAAGGGGGCGATGGCGCCGTGATCCAGCAACTGGCTCCGGGCGGCTTCATCCAGGGCGTGGTAATCGGGCGGCGTAATCTCCGGCCAGCGCAATTTGCCGGCCAGCAGGTCTTCACGGCTGTACCCCAGCATATCCAGGAAGATTTGGTTGGCATTGCAGATCCTGTCGTCGATGCCTTCCATTACCCCGATGATATTGGCCTCCACCAAACGCCGGGCGCGCATTTCGCTTTCACGCAAGGCTTGTTCGGTTTGCCAGCGCTCGATGGCCAGAGCCAGCGTGTGGGCTACGGCTCTCAGAAACTGAGCGTCATCCTCGGTAAAAACCCTGTGCTTTCTGGTATGTACGCCCAATACGCCATACGGGCGGGCGTAGCCGGGAATGGTAATGCTCATGCCGCTCACGACGCCGTGTTCAAAGAGCAGGGGCGGTCCGCTGAAGCGGGTTTCGCTTCGGAGGTCTTCGACGATAACCGGCTCGCCGGCAATCAGCGTACTCTCGTCGGACGGTTTGGAGATCAGCAGCGTGTAACCCGCTTGCGATTCCAGGCCGGCGCTGACCGTGGCGTTTCCCACCAATCCGTCTTTCCAGCCCACGCCGGCCTTCAATTGCAAGGCCTGACCGTCGGGAAGAAGCTCCAGGATTTTGGCGTACTCGATATCGAGGCTCTGGGCGATCTG containing:
- a CDS encoding PAS domain S-box protein codes for the protein MKQTQSCSFETLWAGVTPISAKLTLPEEQTLCQALFEALPDAIAVVDSRGCIREINAELERLFGYEREELQGQLVEILLPERFRAIHSEHRRRYHAAPYRLKMSRRPDLYGQRRDGTEFPVDVHLAPIKTAEGILIISVIRDITTHKTAEAEIKEHAHRKAVIADLSQSALASTSLDGLMQNAVEQIAQSLDIEYAKILELLPDGQALQLKAGVGWKDGLVGNATVSAGLESQAGYTLLISKPSDESTLIAGEPVIVEDLRSETRFSGPPLLFEHGVVSGMSITIPGYARPYGVLGVHTRKHRVFTEDDAQFLRAVAHTLALAIERWQTEQALRESEMRARRLVEANIIGVMEGIDDRICNANQIFLDMLGYSREDLLAGKLRWPEITPPDYHALDEAARSQLLDHGAIAPFEKEFFRKNGSRVPILLCATVLERSPFTWIAFVVDLSDYKRMEDSLRRRAAELAEADRRKDEFLAMLAHELRNPLAPIRNAVHILHRLVPLLPESQRPLEMIERQTQHLARLVDDLLDVSRVTRGKINLHKLPVDVVALAARVVENHRPSASAHQHTVTSTLPPRPLYVEGDEVRLTQVLDNLLNNANKYTPEGGHIWLTVENGKHEALVSVRDSGIGIAEEDLPGVFDLFSQVDPGIDRARGGLGIGLSLVKRLVEMHGGYVEARSEGHGKGSEFIVHLPLLCATTGPGSVPEGTQPASEAPAPLRVLVVDDNYDAADSMALLVNLWGHETRVVHDGRCAVEMCLSYRPDIVLLDLGLPGMSGYEVARHLRNEYGDTMGLFALTGYGQAEDRERSAAAGFDHHLVKPIDPDTLKTLLASRNPPTT